From the genome of Bacteroides sp. MSB163, one region includes:
- a CDS encoding polysaccharide pyruvyl transferase family protein codes for MNTFRKSYSVLLVTVHYGANFGSALQTYATVKVFNKLGGEVTTLNYIRRSATWPSYFKDALQSLPRMLRRLGFIPKKILNDYFLFGGFLKKYCNLTQRYTSLEQIRKNLPNADIYVTGSDQVWNSTYNGGIDQVYYWSFLPSGTRKISFSSSIGKEDLPSGEFEEMKEQLDSYSALSVREKSAKCLLEKMGFVDVEHLLDPTFLLSKEEWRSLIKKRLYRDEYILIYIPYNITSKEIIYTTAKKIASKYNLKILTFSKDYRSEKNADKTFFFTSPEDFLSLMYYAKFVITNSFHGTAFSINLNKQFWVYEPSKFSTRILSILELVGLKNRLLNDVILDDNVESIINFNDVNVILQAERKKAMSFLQKSI; via the coding sequence ATGAATACATTTCGGAAATCTTATTCTGTTTTGTTAGTAACAGTTCATTATGGAGCTAATTTTGGATCTGCTTTGCAAACTTATGCAACGGTGAAAGTTTTTAATAAGTTAGGCGGTGAAGTTACTACACTTAATTATATACGTAGAAGCGCAACATGGCCTTCTTATTTTAAAGATGCTTTGCAGTCTCTGCCTCGTATGTTACGTAGGTTAGGTTTTATTCCGAAGAAGATACTTAATGATTATTTTCTTTTCGGAGGATTCTTGAAAAAATATTGCAATCTGACTCAAAGGTATACTTCATTAGAGCAAATTAGAAAGAACTTACCCAATGCAGATATTTATGTAACAGGTAGTGATCAGGTATGGAATAGTACATATAATGGTGGGATAGATCAAGTTTATTATTGGTCTTTTCTCCCTTCTGGTACTCGGAAAATTTCATTTTCATCATCTATAGGTAAAGAGGATTTACCTTCTGGTGAATTTGAGGAAATGAAAGAGCAGTTAGATTCTTATTCGGCATTGTCTGTACGTGAAAAGAGTGCAAAGTGCTTATTGGAAAAAATGGGTTTTGTGGATGTAGAACATTTGCTTGATCCTACATTTCTCTTGTCAAAAGAAGAATGGAGGAGTTTGATAAAGAAACGGTTGTATAGAGACGAATATATATTGATTTATATACCTTATAACATAACTTCTAAAGAGATAATTTATACTACTGCAAAAAAAATAGCATCAAAGTACAATTTGAAAATTCTTACCTTTTCAAAAGATTACCGTTCTGAGAAGAATGCAGATAAAACATTTTTTTTTACTTCCCCTGAGGATTTTTTGTCTTTAATGTACTATGCGAAATTTGTTATAACTAACTCTTTTCATGGAACTGCATTTTCGATTAATTTGAATAAACAGTTTTGGGTGTATGAGCCATCTAAGTTTTCGACTCGTATATTAAGTATCTTGGAATTGGTAGGTTTGAAAAACCGTTTGCTGAACGATGTAATTTTAGATGATAATGTTGAATCAATAATCAATTTTAATGATGTGAACGTGATACTTCAGGCTGAGAGAAAGAAAGCTATGAGTTTTTTACAAAAGTCTATTTGA
- a CDS encoding polysaccharide biosynthesis protein, with translation MAVTLYTSRVILNALGADDYGLYNLVGGIVSMLAFLNGTLATATSRFLTFDIGIGDFKRLKQTFSTSFFSHFALGCIVVLLMETVGLWFILNKAIIPVERLEATLWVFHISVATVLVTFTQVPYTSLIMAHEQMKAFAYISLLEALLKLAIAFLIVISPIDQLVFYTILMFATQFSIAMIYRYYCYRRWDESHITKDFSISTLKEMMKFSGWNIISHCAETLRVQGLVMLFGMFFQPVVVAAQAVATQLSHGITQFTNNFRTAINPQIIKLYAARQYDESRKLTLESSIYVFELFLLIGIPVLLLTEPIMKLWLKEVPEYAVAFSQCIIVSAMMGTYSSAFYTPLTAAGKLKGNSLAALFVCGGQFILAYMLLKCGFSVMWVQYSYIGVSFLFAFIIKPYLLVKEMGYKVSEFARCFRKSFFVLILSSVIPFVVAQYVDRSSFLGFTTIVFISVLNVLVVAWMFLSRGMKERVLLVIKSKFA, from the coding sequence ATGGCAGTAACCCTTTATACATCGAGAGTTATTCTCAATGCTTTGGGGGCTGATGATTATGGTTTGTATAATTTGGTAGGGGGAATAGTCAGTATGCTTGCATTCTTAAATGGCACATTAGCTACTGCCACTTCCCGTTTTCTTACTTTTGATATTGGCATTGGTGATTTTAAGAGATTAAAGCAGACATTCAGTACTTCTTTCTTTTCTCATTTCGCATTAGGCTGCATCGTGGTGCTGCTGATGGAAACGGTTGGTTTGTGGTTTATTCTTAATAAGGCAATTATACCGGTCGAACGTCTTGAGGCTACATTGTGGGTATTTCATATTTCAGTAGCTACTGTCTTGGTTACATTTACGCAAGTTCCTTATACTTCGTTGATTATGGCGCATGAGCAAATGAAAGCGTTTGCTTATATCAGTTTACTTGAGGCTTTATTAAAGTTGGCTATAGCTTTTTTAATAGTAATATCGCCTATTGATCAATTGGTATTTTATACCATATTGATGTTTGCAACTCAATTTTCAATAGCGATGATTTATCGTTATTATTGTTACAGGCGTTGGGATGAATCACATATCACAAAAGACTTTAGTATCTCAACACTGAAAGAGATGATGAAATTCTCTGGGTGGAACATTATATCTCATTGTGCTGAGACTCTTCGTGTGCAAGGTTTGGTGATGCTTTTCGGTATGTTTTTTCAGCCTGTTGTGGTTGCGGCACAAGCTGTTGCTACTCAGTTATCACACGGTATTACGCAATTTACAAATAATTTCCGGACTGCTATTAATCCGCAGATTATTAAACTATATGCAGCAAGGCAATATGATGAGTCAAGAAAGTTAACTCTCGAGTCTTCTATTTATGTTTTTGAGTTGTTTTTGCTTATTGGAATTCCAGTTCTTCTTCTTACTGAACCTATTATGAAATTATGGTTAAAAGAAGTTCCGGAATATGCCGTTGCATTCTCTCAGTGTATAATCGTTTCTGCTATGATGGGAACATATAGTAGTGCATTTTATACTCCGCTTACTGCTGCAGGCAAATTGAAAGGGAATTCGTTAGCGGCTCTTTTTGTTTGTGGTGGACAATTTATATTAGCTTACATGCTATTAAAATGTGGTTTTAGTGTGATGTGGGTTCAGTATAGTTACATTGGTGTTTCCTTTCTATTCGCTTTTATTATAAAACCGTATCTTTTGGTGAAGGAGATGGGATATAAAGTCTCTGAATTTGCAAGATGTTTTCGTAAGAGTTTTTTTGTTTTAATACTTTCATCGGTTATTCCTTTTGTAGTTGCTCAGTATGTGGATAGGAGTAGTTTCTTGGGCTTTACTACCATAGTTTTTATCAGTGTGCTGAATGTGCTTGTTGTCGCTTGGATGTTTTTGTCTAGAGGTATGAAAGAAAGAGTGTTATTAGTAATAAAGTCAAAGTTTGCATAA
- the rffA gene encoding dTDP-4-amino-4,6-dideoxygalactose transaminase has product MIPFNKPFLTGKEAHYMYQAVYTGKLSGNGVFTKKCQAFFEERYGFKKALMATSCTDALEMAAILCDIKSGDEVIVPSYTFVSSALAFVRQGASIVFADCCSDNPNIDADKIEALITERTKVIVPVHYAGVACDMDKIMEVAEKYNLLVVEDAAQAIDSFYKGRPLGSIGHLAAFSFHETKNIISGEGGLLVINDEQFIRRAEIIWEKGTNRSEFFRGEVNKYGWVDIGSSFLPSETVSAFLYAQLENLDMIQDRRKAIWEQYYEGLKHLEDKGFVHLPNLPEYATNNAHMFYLVCRSLEERTTLIKYLKDNGVLSVFHYLSLHLSGYYKANYTEIPNLPFCDRFADCLLRLPMFYELKDEEIKIVVDLIDEFYKSRG; this is encoded by the coding sequence ATGATTCCATTTAATAAGCCTTTCCTTACAGGCAAGGAAGCTCATTACATGTATCAAGCAGTTTACACAGGTAAACTTTCTGGTAATGGTGTGTTTACTAAAAAGTGTCAGGCATTTTTTGAAGAACGCTATGGTTTCAAAAAAGCATTGATGGCAACATCTTGTACCGATGCTTTGGAAATGGCTGCTATTCTTTGTGATATAAAATCTGGTGATGAGGTAATTGTGCCAAGCTATACTTTTGTATCGTCGGCACTAGCTTTTGTACGTCAGGGTGCTAGTATTGTATTTGCAGACTGTTGTTCGGATAATCCGAATATTGATGCAGATAAGATTGAAGCTTTGATTACAGAGAGGACAAAAGTGATTGTTCCTGTTCACTATGCTGGTGTAGCTTGTGATATGGATAAAATTATGGAAGTTGCAGAGAAGTATAATTTGCTCGTAGTGGAAGATGCCGCACAAGCCATAGATTCTTTTTATAAAGGACGTCCGTTGGGAAGCATCGGTCACTTGGCAGCTTTTTCGTTTCATGAAACGAAAAATATAATTTCCGGTGAAGGAGGTTTGCTTGTTATTAACGATGAGCAATTCATCCGTCGTGCGGAAATTATTTGGGAGAAGGGTACTAACCGTTCTGAATTCTTTCGTGGTGAGGTGAATAAATATGGTTGGGTGGACATAGGTTCTTCTTTTCTGCCTTCAGAAACTGTTTCTGCATTTCTTTATGCGCAACTTGAGAATTTGGATATGATTCAAGATCGCCGCAAAGCTATTTGGGAACAATATTATGAAGGATTGAAGCACCTTGAAGATAAAGGTTTTGTTCATCTGCCGAATCTGCCGGAATATGCAACTAATAATGCTCACATGTTCTATTTGGTATGCCGATCGCTTGAGGAACGCACTACGCTTATAAAATACCTGAAGGATAATGGTGTACTGTCTGTTTTTCACTATTTAAGTTTGCATCTTAGTGGCTATTACAAAGCAAATTATACAGAAATTCCCAACTTGCCGTTCTGTGATCGTTTTGCAGATTGTCTGTTACGTTTACCTATGTTCTATGAGTTGAAGGATGAGGAGATTAAGATAGTTGTTGATTTGATTGATGAGTTTTATAAATCAAGAGGGTAA
- a CDS encoding SDR family NAD(P)-dependent oxidoreductase, producing the protein MYNPFSLSGKKIIITGASSGIGRQCAIDCSKMGATVILVARNEKRLKETQKEMQQSERHSYYSIDLGQPDRIKELVETIVITHGKLDGFIHAAGIEKTLPVKLLSIDDYETLFRVNTLSAFEFIRCFSNKKFFNDNGRIVLLSSITSIIGRGGVAAYAASKGAMVSAVRSMALELARKGICINCVSPGTILTPMMQDFLSTLSEEDYKKRIDGFPLGLGEVTDVSQLCLFLLSNASRWITGQNIVIDGGYTSR; encoded by the coding sequence ATGTATAATCCATTTTCTCTATCTGGAAAAAAGATTATTATTACTGGTGCATCTTCTGGTATAGGCCGGCAATGTGCGATTGACTGTAGTAAAATGGGGGCTACAGTCATTCTTGTTGCTCGAAATGAAAAGCGGCTGAAGGAGACACAGAAAGAGATGCAACAATCAGAAAGGCATTCTTATTACTCAATTGATTTGGGACAACCGGATAGGATAAAAGAATTAGTGGAAACTATAGTTATAACTCATGGTAAGCTAGATGGTTTTATTCATGCTGCCGGGATAGAGAAAACTCTTCCAGTGAAGTTGTTGTCTATAGATGATTATGAAACTTTATTTCGTGTAAACACTTTGAGCGCTTTTGAGTTTATTCGCTGCTTTAGTAATAAGAAATTTTTCAATGATAATGGACGTATAGTTTTGCTTTCTTCTATAACTTCTATTATTGGGCGTGGAGGAGTAGCCGCTTATGCTGCTTCAAAGGGGGCTATGGTAAGTGCTGTTCGCTCTATGGCATTGGAACTTGCAAGAAAAGGTATTTGTATAAATTGTGTTTCACCTGGTACAATTCTCACTCCCATGATGCAGGATTTCTTGTCGACTCTTTCTGAAGAAGATTATAAGAAACGTATTGACGGTTTTCCATTAGGGTTGGGTGAAGTGACTGATGTGTCACAGCTATGTCTTTTTCTTCTTTCGAATGCATCACGTTGGATTACGGGGCAAAATATAGTAATAGACGGAGGATATACTTCTCGGTAA
- a CDS encoding ketoacyl-ACP synthase III, which yields MAFLEYYGVGISALSAAVPRTVINNYEYTQYFPKEQVKEVVDKVGIYERRFADENTCSSDLCFVAAEKLIADNNINREEIDLLVFLSQTPDYRMPATSILLQDRLGLSHSTIAFDITLGCSGFIYGLSVIYALMQQKGLRKALFLDGETRSKVYSPKDRRSAFLFGDGGVAALIERDEKFGKSCFSLNSDGSRGNLIMIKGGGYRNPSSIETLKEKVVDEYGNIRNDEQGYMQGADVFNFVIREIPKDIKRIFEYSGTEAASLDYYIFHQANNFINSYLAKKLKLDISKIPSTISKYGNTSSVSVPLTIVSELQGKFDTPKKLLLSAFGVGMTWATGIITLDGCKISEIVEV from the coding sequence ATGGCATTTTTGGAATATTACGGGGTTGGTATATCTGCATTGTCAGCGGCAGTTCCCCGAACTGTTATTAATAACTATGAATATACTCAATATTTTCCCAAAGAACAAGTCAAAGAGGTAGTTGATAAGGTGGGAATTTATGAACGTCGTTTTGCTGATGAGAACACATGCTCTTCTGATTTATGCTTTGTTGCGGCTGAAAAACTGATAGCAGATAATAATATCAATCGCGAAGAGATAGATTTGCTGGTTTTTTTGTCACAAACTCCTGACTATAGGATGCCTGCAACATCTATTTTATTGCAAGACAGATTGGGTTTATCTCACTCGACCATTGCTTTTGATATTACTTTGGGATGCTCAGGATTTATATATGGTTTGAGTGTTATTTATGCATTAATGCAGCAAAAGGGGCTTAGAAAAGCTTTATTTCTTGATGGGGAGACTCGTTCGAAAGTTTATTCTCCTAAAGATAGACGTTCCGCATTTTTGTTTGGTGATGGTGGCGTTGCTGCTTTAATAGAACGGGATGAAAAATTTGGAAAAAGTTGTTTTTCATTGAATTCGGATGGGAGTCGTGGAAATTTGATCATGATTAAAGGCGGAGGATACCGTAATCCTAGTTCTATTGAGACACTGAAGGAGAAAGTCGTAGATGAATATGGAAATATTCGTAATGATGAACAGGGATATATGCAAGGAGCTGATGTTTTTAATTTTGTGATTCGCGAAATACCCAAAGATATTAAAAGGATTTTTGAGTATTCAGGTACTGAGGCCGCTTCGTTGGATTACTATATATTTCATCAAGCAAATAACTTTATCAATTCTTATCTTGCCAAAAAGCTGAAGTTAGATATTTCGAAGATTCCTTCAACAATATCTAAATATGGTAACACTTCCTCAGTGAGTGTTCCTTTGACTATTGTAAGTGAATTGCAAGGGAAGTTTGATACCCCTAAAAAGTTACTTTTAAGTGCTTTTGGTGTTGGTATGACATGGGCTACAGGCATTATAACATTGGATGGTTGTAAAATCAGTGAAATAGTGGAGGTGTAA
- a CDS encoding acyl carrier protein: MNIQDFIEKFAEAVEVDSAEDLNENTKFRELDEWSSLAVLSVIAMLDEEYDTQIENADFKKLQTISDIVQFIECQK, translated from the coding sequence ATGAATATACAAGATTTTATAGAAAAATTTGCTGAAGCAGTAGAAGTGGATTCTGCCGAGGATTTGAATGAAAATACAAAGTTTAGAGAATTGGATGAGTGGAGTTCTTTGGCGGTTCTTTCTGTTATAGCTATGCTGGATGAAGAATACGATACTCAGATAGAGAATGCGGATTTTAAGAAATTGCAAACAATAAGTGATATTGTTCAATTTATTGAGTGTCAGAAATAA
- a CDS encoding ATP-grasp domain-containing protein, translating into MKKKLAIIGGSYLQLPAVLKAKELGYEVHCFAWRDGAVCEAYADYFYPISIVEKEEILKECMRIGIDGITSIASDVAVLTVNYVASRMGLISNPDEYSEITTNKYLMRECFTMNKIPSPRYTIASKDDAYNIKGFNFPLIVKPTDRSGSRGVEKVLDPVQLGKAISRAQKDSFNGAAIIEEYVTGCEISVESISYEGCHYILQITDKVTTGAPYFVELEHHQPSALSPLVQEQVKDIVLRALDALHVRYGASHSELKITEDGDIRVIEIGARMGGDFIGSTLVRLSTGYDFLEGVIKVAMGEFVEPQITEHNYSGVYFLCKETESLKAIIENKADYPEIVEAEITDQTLRNIECSGDRSGYFIYRSNTKFVI; encoded by the coding sequence TGTGAAGCTTACGCTGATTATTTTTATCCAATTTCAATAGTTGAAAAGGAGGAGATATTGAAGGAATGTATGCGTATCGGTATCGATGGTATCACTTCCATAGCCAGTGATGTAGCAGTGCTTACGGTGAATTATGTAGCATCTCGTATGGGATTAATTAGTAATCCGGATGAATATTCAGAGATTACAACCAATAAATATTTGATGCGTGAGTGCTTTACAATGAATAAGATTCCTTCACCCCGCTATACTATAGCATCTAAAGACGATGCTTATAACATTAAGGGGTTTAATTTTCCGCTTATTGTGAAGCCTACTGACCGTTCCGGAAGTCGTGGTGTTGAAAAAGTGCTTGATCCTGTACAGCTTGGAAAGGCTATTTCTCGTGCACAGAAAGATTCTTTCAATGGTGCTGCTATTATCGAAGAATATGTTACAGGGTGTGAGATAAGTGTTGAGTCTATTTCTTATGAGGGATGTCATTATATTCTTCAAATCACCGACAAGGTGACTACGGGAGCACCTTATTTTGTGGAGTTGGAACATCATCAGCCGTCTGCGCTTTCTCCGCTTGTTCAAGAGCAAGTAAAAGATATTGTTTTACGTGCTTTGGATGCACTTCATGTAAGGTACGGTGCGTCACATTCAGAATTAAAGATTACTGAAGATGGTGATATCCGTGTCATTGAGATTGGCGCTCGTATGGGAGGTGATTTTATCGGCTCTACACTTGTTCGCCTTTCTACAGGGTATGACTTTTTAGAAGGAGTTATCAAAGTAGCGATGGGTGAATTTGTCGAGCCCCAAATTACAGAGCATAACTACTCTGGTGTTTATTTTCTCTGTAAAGAAACGGAAAGTCTCAAAGCGATCATTGAAAATAAAGCAGACTATCCTGAGATAGTAGAAGCGGAAATCACAGATCAGACATTGCGTAATATTGAATGCAGTGGGGATCGGAGCGGGTATTTTATATATAGGAGTAATACAAAATTTGTTATTTAA